A single genomic interval of Oryza sativa Japonica Group chromosome 7, ASM3414082v1 harbors:
- the LOC107276880 gene encoding protein VACUOLELESS GAMETOPHYTES translates to MAASVSCFYHPQHLVREHRYGAKSAGVACTACERRITGDGYRCRKCDFNIHHACLALPVSASVDEHREHALTLSSLAASGTCNTCKVTSQAGCYLYRCAPCGFNVHPRCMPPPSQQQQQEEAGTAWEQTVQVGKGILQFGFFVLRATDDMTTGGLASPVIDVMEGLFGLYDSTRTVRRRNGQSAA, encoded by the coding sequence ATGGCAGCATCTGTTAGCTGCTTCTACCACCCACAGCACTTGGTTAGAGAACACCGTTACGGCGCCAAGTCGGCCGGCGTCGCCTGCACCGCGTGCGAACGCAGAATCACCGGCGACGGCTACCGCTGCCGCAAGTGCGACTTCAACATCCACCACGCCTGCCTCGCCCTCCCGGTGTCCGCCTCCGTCGACGAGCACCGCGAGCACGCGCTCACGCTCTCCAGCCTTGCGGCCAGCGGGACGTGCAACACCTGCAAGGTGACCTCCCAGGCCGGGTGCTACCTGTACCGCTGCGCGCCGTGCGGCTTCAACGTGCACCCGCGgtgcatgccgccgccgtcgcagcagcagcagcaggaggaggctgGCACGGCCTGGGAACAGACCGTGCAAGTCGGCAAGGGTATTCTCCAGTTCGGATTCTTTGTCCTGCGGGCGACGGATGATATGACCACCGGCGGGCTCGCGTCGCCGGTGATAGACGTAATGGAAGGCTTGTTTGGTCTTTATGATAGCACACGCACCGTGCGCCGGCGGAACGGCCAATCTGCCGCCTAG